A region of Toxorhynchites rutilus septentrionalis strain SRP chromosome 1, ASM2978413v1, whole genome shotgun sequence DNA encodes the following proteins:
- the LOC129762628 gene encoding uncharacterized protein LOC129762628 — MEPPGVLTPHRDGDKLLQQQHSLPHTPQSPPPTATTAATIQLQTQLQQQQQLYHHRQLQLSTSLSSSNQPLLPTPTSAASTNNSLTGSNSGTGSAQTGIERLSRPMAFDKMEGLVREMQDPESGVPVRSQKLFLTSIPSAFMGYDLVEWLMERLGIEETEALNISNQLCMHGYFFPVSDSKTLMVKDDSSLYRFQTPYYWPWQQKAPDNIEYAIYLAKRTLRNKQRHGLEDYEAEALGSLHKNLKGKWDFITMQAEEQVRLAKERKKGDKIVGDSQERAYWRVHRPPPGQFTPLEPCPIPSRDRQGKPRKRTLEDWQREVEILKASLGRNRVKMSQACESLVTYYETFSEYDPAMQPPLPSNPWVSEDVVFWQMNGPVVEVPTEKRVKRWGISIEEVVSDPTGLQEFTAYLKKEYSHENIRFWMAVNDLRRSSHSQIPRKVQEIYEEFLEPGAPCEINIDGKTMEKVQQELKNPSRFAFDLAAEHIYMLLLKKDCYPRFIRSEHYKSLMANAIQPSQKKRFFGFGGGAKKKGSTSTAPNPSLLTQPAGQATGNVNSLSKRRGSDRSLSGSAHELAVCGVKDSTKVPHSHSQSNLSDLPYSVSIYRGDMPSGSYIGQTATDSTLVGGNEQRFGKQEVSNKPLGTTLEVTLEAPGGCAVCPWDAPPTSQPSAAKEKPAAVSVSVCPWDDGDAKLPPVSKSKPLEAVRSSTDISEVSERMKRSCGLRQNTLDCDFHSTKRLAPVVTEQRRASMTMAPRLSDLQFFLRANSTGEEPANSEQLSGNPPRNISQGSLSTSFEEREDCTPTPTVSDDNLCKVKKGSTSEVVGVVPSSDVVEDKSTKTNLNNERGSECACGGLTPTNIILGCEVKRNEETEVRVGTGGGNSGAVGGQVEVGARREASVSEKQPPTISVCFANSTEEEGLREISSQAKDRFLEEQNQETEQANVTSEENEDEVARSAFGPDKLSDPSHDMSPLAEDDNFSESLSQQNQSSLEQVEYDINMESDHLAPGCVAPAPTPAPSIAPLAEVEMDPGDDEPETETDQTETVTVHVTTREKQEQEPEASAGATVVIIEDQVKRRKRKERKDRDRETVQQQRSEEENSEKKGNAVCPWDDEDESAADDAPYVKTYSTLGYL, encoded by the exons ATGGAGGGTTTGGTACGTGAAATGCAGGATCCGGAGTCTGGTGTCCCAGTGCGCAGTCAGAAACTTTTTCTCACCTCCATCCCTTCTGCGTTTATGG GTTACGATCTGGTCGAGTGGCTGATGGAGCGGTTAGGCATCGAGGAGACGGAAGCGTTGAACATTAGCAACCAGTTGTGTATGCATGGCTACTTCTTCCCGGTGTCAGACTCGAAGACGCTGATGGTAAAGGACGATTCGTCGCTGTATCGCTTCCAGACACCGTACTACTGGCCGTGGCAGCAGAAGGCTCCGGATAACATCGAGTACGCAATCTACCTGGCGAAGAGAACGCTGAGGAACAAACAGCGCCATGGGCTGGAGGATTACGAGGCGGAAGCGTTGGGAAGCCTGCACAAAAATCTTAAGGGAAAGTGGGATTTCATCACGATGCAGGCCGAGGAACAGGTTCGGCTGGCTAAGGAGCGGAAAAAGGGCGATAAAATTGTTGGTGATTCCCAGGAACGGGCCTACTGGCGAGTGCATCGTCCCCCTCCGGGACAATTCACTCCACTGGAACCTTGCCCTATTCCGTCACGCGATCGCCAGGGTAAACCTCGGAAGCGTACATTGGAGGATTGGCAGCGGGAAGTGGAGATTTTGAAAGCTTCTCTCGGTCGAAATCGGGTCAAAATGTCGCAGGCTTGCGAGAGTCTTGTCACTTACTACGAGACGTTCAGTGAGTACGATCCGGCGATGCAACCGCCGCTGCCATCGAACCCGTGGGTGAGCGAGGACGTGGTCTTCTGGCAGATgaacggtccagttgttgagGTGCCAACGGAGAAACGAGTTAAGAGGTGGGGTATTTCGATCGAGGAAGTGGTATCCGATCCGACCGGACTGCAGGAGTTTACTGCCTATCTAAAAAAGGAATACTCGCACGAGAATATTCGTTTCTGGATGGCGGTGAACGATTTGCGACGATCGTCACACTCGCAGATCCCTAGAAAAGTACAGGAGATTTACGA AGAATTTCTCGAACCTGGCGCCCCGTGTGAAATAAACATCGATGGAAAAACCATGGAAAAGGTTCAGCAAGAGCTCAAGAATCCCTCCCGGTTCGCGTTCGATTTGGCTGCCGAGCATATTTATATGTTACTGTTGAAAAAAGACTGTTACCCGCGTTTCATTCGATCCGAACACTACAAGAGTCTTATGGCCAACGCTATTCAACCGTCACAGAAAAAGCGTTTCTTCGGTTTCGGTGGAGGGGCGAAAAAGAAAGGTTCAACTTCCACCGCTCCTAATCCATCGTTGCTGACACAG CCTGCTGGTCAAGCAACGGGTAATGTGAACAGCCTGTCGAAAAGACGAGGAAGTGATCGAAGCTTGTCTGGTTCGGCACACGAACTTGCCGTTTGTGGGGTTAAGGATAGTACTAAAGTGCCACACTCCCATAGCCAAAGCAATCTCAGCGACCTTCCCTACAG TGTCTCGATCTACAGAGGTGACATGCCATCCGGTAGCTATATCGGCCAGACGGCAACCGATTCCACACTTGTAGGAGGAAACGAACAGAGATTTGGAAAGCA GGAGGTGAGCAACAAACCGCTGGGTACCACCCTGGAAGTAACCCTGGAGGCACCCGGAGGTTGTGCGGTATGTCCTTGGGATGCACCACCGACATCTCAGCCGTCAGCAGCGAAGGAGAAACCGGCCGCAGTATCTGTGTCCGTCTGTCCGTGGGACGATGGCGACGCCAAGTTACCTCCTGTCAG CAAATCGAAACCATTGGAAGCCGTCCGCTCGTCGACCGATATCAGCGAGGTGTCGGAGCGCATGAAGCGCTCCTGTGGATTGCGCCAGAACACGCTGGACTGCGACTTTCACAGTACCAAACGGCTAGCGCCGGTGGTGACCGAGCAGCGGAGAGCTTCCATGACGATGGCACCGAG GCTATCTGACCTACAATTCTTCCTTCGGGCCAATTCGACTGGCGAGGAGCCGGCTAATAGCGAGCAGTTGTCCGGGAATCCTCCGCGGAATATTTCCCAGGGTTCGCTATCGACTAGCTTCGAGGAGCGGGAGGATTGCACACCGACGCCCACCGTATCGGACGACAATCTGTGTAAAGTGAAGAAGGGGAGCACCTCAGAGGTGGTAGGAGTCGTACCGTCAAGTGATGTTGTTGAGGACAAATCCACTAAAACAAATTTGAACAATGAACGTGGTAGTGAGTGTGCGTGTGGTGGTTTAACACCAACAAACATTATATTAGGGTGTGAAGTGAAGCGTAACGAGGAAACTGAAGTGCGTGTGGGAACCGGTGGTGGCAATAGTGGGGCGGTGGGTGGTCAGGTTGAAGTTGGAGCTCGAAGAGAAGCCAGTGTCAGTGAGAAACAACCACCTACAATCAGTGTCTGTTTTGCAAATTCTACAGAGGAAGAAGGTCTTCGGGAGATTTCTTCGCAGGCGAAAGATAGATTTTTGGAGGAACAAAATCAGGAAACAGAACAG GCTAACGTCACCAGTGAAGAGAACGAAGACGAAGTCGCGCGATCAGCATTTGGGCCTGATAAGTTGTCGGATCCATCGCACGATATGTCCCCGCTGGCTGAGGATGATAACTTCTCGGAATCGCTGTCGCAACAGAACCAATCATCGTTGGAGCAGGTCGAGTACGACATCAACATGGAGAGTGATCACCTGGCACCCGGGTGCGTGGCTCCAGCGCCCACACCTGCACCTTCGATCGCTCCGCTGGCCGAAGTCGAGATGGATCCCGGCGATGACGAGCCGGAAACGGAAACCGATCAAACGGAAACGGTGACGGTTCATGTTACCACCAGGGAGAAGCAGGAACAGGAACCGGAAGCATCGGCCGGAGCGACGGTGGTGATTATCGAGGATCAGGTTAAGCGAAGAAAACGAAAGGAACGCAAGGATCGAGACAGAGAAACGGTACAGCAGCAGCGCAGCGAGGAGGAAAATAGCGAGAAGAAGGGAAACGCTGTCTGTCCGTGGGATGACGA AGACGAGTCAGCCGCCGACGACGCTCCCTATGTGAAGACGTACTCCACTCTGGGTTATCTGTAA